Proteins encoded in a region of the Stieleria neptunia genome:
- a CDS encoding site-specific integrase encodes MPQITITQALFRQLDDQTDYDADGGHWKYPGSGKITIDGKCYRARQLWWAHKNDGQYPTRMGSICKVAGCCNPDHWFDASKSQRPPCTIETEVKYHSRHGYYYVANNLTGGRQVSLGKDRAIAVNQWREGRSILQSGLPWSPITSASHHSYTVGAVATAYRLALAERLQKGQVSPEHVACMKGRCDRLVKYFGAKTLVAALTPKHFDAVSEQVMISRVDGSRRNWKGYQSEISKMRHILTWARKQNLLPALPDYGSNFPMGRQAYEREANRQRRTKGVKITESRVKLFQRPEITAMLDVADDDVKAWIYIGLNLALENKELSYLCAGDFSQDSAGEWWFGENRIKSGEPRLAHVWPETIDAVKAAMKVRPEPAEDEFEDRLFLNAHGRPLRPEVSNVQFTRRFRSCMELADCYKAYRGFQSLRHTFRTYAGNCGDTEAVEWVMGHETFGKEFTRESSTYTHAIARTRLMAVSKAVHDWLTGKGAESAAEPMVQTLSF; translated from the coding sequence ATGCCGCAGATTACCATCACACAAGCCCTTTTTCGTCAGCTTGACGATCAAACCGACTACGATGCCGACGGTGGTCACTGGAAGTATCCAGGCAGCGGCAAGATCACCATCGACGGCAAGTGCTATCGAGCCCGACAACTCTGGTGGGCTCACAAAAACGACGGCCAATACCCCACCCGCATGGGATCAATCTGCAAGGTCGCCGGATGCTGTAATCCGGATCATTGGTTCGACGCGTCGAAGTCTCAACGCCCGCCCTGCACGATCGAGACGGAAGTCAAATATCACTCCCGGCATGGTTACTACTACGTCGCCAACAATCTCACCGGAGGCCGGCAAGTCTCCCTGGGCAAGGATCGAGCGATCGCGGTCAATCAATGGCGTGAGGGTAGGTCGATCCTGCAGAGCGGTCTGCCATGGAGTCCGATCACTTCGGCAAGTCATCACAGCTACACGGTAGGCGCCGTGGCAACGGCCTACCGCTTGGCGTTAGCCGAGCGACTCCAGAAAGGGCAGGTCAGCCCCGAACATGTTGCCTGCATGAAGGGGAGATGTGACCGTCTGGTGAAGTATTTTGGAGCAAAGACCTTGGTCGCAGCGCTCACGCCGAAACACTTCGACGCGGTCAGCGAACAGGTCATGATCAGTCGCGTCGATGGATCACGCCGGAACTGGAAAGGCTATCAGTCCGAGATCTCCAAGATGCGGCATATCCTCACATGGGCGAGGAAACAAAACTTGCTCCCCGCACTGCCCGACTATGGCTCCAACTTCCCAATGGGGCGACAGGCATACGAACGCGAGGCAAACCGCCAACGGCGCACCAAAGGCGTCAAGATCACGGAGTCCCGTGTCAAGCTGTTTCAGCGGCCCGAAATCACCGCCATGTTGGACGTCGCAGACGATGACGTGAAGGCATGGATTTACATTGGATTGAATCTTGCCCTCGAGAACAAAGAACTCAGCTATCTATGCGCTGGGGACTTTTCGCAGGACAGCGCAGGGGAATGGTGGTTTGGAGAGAACCGCATCAAGAGCGGTGAACCCCGATTGGCTCACGTCTGGCCTGAGACGATCGACGCGGTCAAGGCGGCTATGAAAGTCCGGCCGGAACCGGCCGAAGACGAATTCGAGGATCGACTGTTTCTGAATGCCCACGGGCGACCGCTGAGGCCCGAAGTCAGCAACGTCCAATTCACGCGGCGGTTTCGTTCATGCATGGAGTTGGCAGACTGTTACAAGGCATACCGAGGTTTCCAATCCTTACGTCATACGTTCCGGACTTACGCCGGCAACTGCGGCGACACCGAGGCAGTTGAATGGGTGATGGGCCATGAGACGTTTGGGAAGGAATTCACGCGTGAATCATCCACGTACACGCATGCGATTGCACGCACGCGACTGATGGCGGTCAGCAAGGCCGTACATGATTGGCTGACCGGCAAGGGCGCCGAGTCGGCAGCAGAACCAATGGTGCAGACATTGTCGTTCTGA
- a CDS encoding DUF6602 domain-containing protein produces MTLSLCLRKLIQKPWQKIDRHAEFRVFRSATLLWRVANAGRVVDRDRAFHSEGWEWEGVMSKLRVFMRVPRQRRELGSIPPLEGQDSLLLWIDELAKVLQAEARLAGLLGHGAMVGNAREFFVQRVLRTVVPPRLHFGTGVIVDANGGRSKQIDVIVYDPDFPVMETQPGQGLYPIEGVICAIEVKSQIDKPKLHQAIENCYSVTSLSPFEGAGFRPSTAVFAYDTTVKGKEAFADHVSEWIDLKNVHLEDCNRLPEMIVAGSKLGLCRGGWFHNELAGQDRKKIDKASGKHAEILFAAWEVGNPFAWLLINLLLYCTVRASESHKAAFERYLPIRQLFDRDLDGREYCYHVAQWKNRPRADDVGE; encoded by the coding sequence ATGACTTTGAGTTTGTGTCTTCGCAAGTTGATCCAGAAACCTTGGCAGAAGATTGATCGACACGCAGAGTTCAGGGTGTTCCGTTCTGCGACTTTGTTGTGGCGCGTTGCCAATGCCGGCCGGGTGGTTGATCGCGACCGAGCGTTTCATTCAGAGGGCTGGGAGTGGGAGGGGGTGATGTCGAAATTGCGAGTATTTATGCGTGTTCCCAGGCAGAGACGCGAGTTGGGCTCAATTCCACCACTTGAAGGTCAGGACTCGCTACTTTTGTGGATCGATGAACTCGCCAAGGTGCTCCAGGCTGAGGCACGTTTGGCCGGGTTGCTAGGGCATGGTGCCATGGTTGGCAATGCAAGAGAGTTCTTTGTGCAGCGCGTACTTCGAACTGTCGTTCCGCCAAGGTTACATTTTGGGACAGGGGTCATTGTTGACGCAAACGGAGGCCGATCAAAGCAGATTGACGTCATTGTGTATGACCCGGACTTTCCCGTTATGGAAACGCAGCCGGGCCAAGGGCTCTACCCTATTGAAGGTGTTATTTGTGCAATTGAGGTCAAGTCTCAAATCGACAAGCCCAAGCTTCACCAAGCCATCGAAAACTGCTACTCAGTGACTTCATTGTCGCCGTTTGAAGGAGCTGGTTTTCGGCCTTCAACTGCGGTATTCGCGTACGACACGACGGTGAAAGGAAAAGAAGCATTTGCTGATCATGTTTCAGAATGGATTGACTTAAAGAATGTGCATCTTGAAGACTGCAATAGGCTTCCCGAGATGATTGTTGCGGGTTCAAAGCTCGGACTTTGTCGGGGCGGATGGTTCCACAACGAGTTGGCAGGTCAGGACAGGAAGAAGATCGACAAGGCAAGTGGAAAGCACGCGGAAATCCTGTTTGCGGCCTGGGAGGTCGGGAATCCATTCGCATGGCTATTGATTAACCTGCTTCTCTATTGCACTGTGAGGGCATCCGAGTCGCACAAAGCAGCATTTGAAAGATACTTGCCAATTAGGCAACTCTTTGATCGCGACTTAGACGGAAGAGAATACTGCTACCACGTAGCGCAATGGAAAAATCGGCCGCGTGCAGATGACGTTGGAGAGTGA
- a CDS encoding HAD-IIB family hydrolase, whose protein sequence is MLPTASPLILFTDLDGCLLNKHDYDWSPAAATLQTLRDRQIPVVMNSSKTVPEMTQLGRQLGLADYPFVSENGSVICWGSDADQPVGDVEIIGALRDRILEVLQSLKPQYRFRSFADLGLEGVVAETQLPEDSARMALARQGTEPLLWDDSDDQRCKFEQSLRDHQLTLTRGGRFWHVAGQTSKGRAMQTVADRLSQADPSSQPSARPLLAAIGDSPIDQSMLDVADVPIGIPTPAGLGVHVAADRGIVATAQGAAGWAEAVSQLLTRLEYDTTPPPQSPLP, encoded by the coding sequence ATGCTGCCAACCGCTTCACCGCTGATTCTGTTTACGGACCTTGATGGATGCTTGCTCAACAAGCATGACTATGACTGGTCGCCGGCGGCCGCGACGTTGCAAACGTTGCGTGATCGGCAGATCCCCGTGGTCATGAATTCCAGCAAGACCGTGCCGGAAATGACCCAACTGGGCCGGCAACTGGGTCTGGCCGATTATCCCTTTGTCTCCGAGAACGGGTCCGTGATTTGCTGGGGCAGTGATGCGGATCAGCCGGTCGGCGACGTTGAAATCATCGGTGCGTTGCGAGATCGGATTCTCGAGGTACTGCAGTCTTTGAAACCACAGTATCGGTTTCGCTCCTTTGCCGACCTGGGTTTGGAAGGTGTCGTGGCGGAAACCCAACTGCCCGAAGACAGCGCCCGGATGGCGCTAGCGCGTCAAGGAACCGAGCCGCTGCTGTGGGACGACAGCGACGACCAGCGGTGCAAGTTCGAACAATCCTTGCGCGATCACCAGCTGACTTTGACCCGCGGCGGTCGTTTTTGGCACGTCGCCGGCCAGACCAGCAAGGGCCGGGCGATGCAAACGGTCGCCGATCGCTTGTCGCAGGCCGATCCATCGTCGCAGCCCAGCGCTCGACCGTTGCTGGCGGCCATCGGTGACAGCCCGATCGACCAGAGCATGCTGGACGTGGCCGACGTCCCGATCGGCATCCCGACTCCTGCCGGCCTGGGAGTCCACGTTGCCGCCGACCGGGGGATCGTTGCCACAGCGCAAGGAGCCGCCGGCTGGGCCGAAGCAGTCTCCCAACTGCTCACACGGCTAGAATACGACACGACTCCTCCTCCCCAATCTCCCCTCCCTTGA
- a CDS encoding carbohydrate-binding family 9-like protein, with translation MYPKIGSVCTSGILLLSIATIQVCVSRPTHAEEASPPTMNVNRCEDFTVNGKGDAAAWESAEWVTLNRRPKGSHDYTSRIKMLYSGTGVYVLFDGSDRKLTATMNEDFLDLWNEDVYECFFWTHEEDPVYFEYEISPLGYELPILIPNLDGRFLGWRPWHYEGDRKIKKAVSAQGGTNESMAAVTGWSAEVFIPYALLKPLRNLPPEPGTRWRANFYRVDYDDRTSTGWDWARVGSSFHEFKKFGTLVFQ, from the coding sequence ATGTATCCCAAAATTGGAAGCGTCTGCACGTCAGGCATTTTGCTGCTCTCGATCGCCACGATCCAAGTCTGTGTCAGCCGGCCAACTCACGCCGAAGAAGCTTCGCCGCCGACCATGAACGTCAACCGTTGCGAAGACTTCACGGTCAACGGCAAGGGCGACGCGGCGGCGTGGGAGTCGGCCGAGTGGGTGACGCTAAACCGTCGCCCGAAGGGAAGCCACGACTACACCTCACGTATCAAGATGCTGTACTCCGGGACCGGGGTCTACGTGCTGTTTGACGGCAGCGATCGAAAGCTGACTGCAACCATGAATGAAGATTTCTTGGACCTCTGGAACGAAGATGTCTATGAATGTTTCTTCTGGACTCACGAAGAAGATCCGGTTTACTTCGAGTATGAAATTTCACCGCTCGGCTATGAGCTTCCGATTCTGATTCCAAACCTGGACGGCCGTTTCCTGGGCTGGCGTCCGTGGCACTATGAGGGCGATCGAAAGATCAAGAAAGCGGTTTCGGCGCAGGGCGGAACAAACGAGTCCATGGCCGCGGTCACCGGCTGGAGTGCGGAAGTGTTTATCCCTTACGCGTTGTTGAAGCCGCTTCGAAATCTGCCGCCCGAACCGGGAACGCGATGGCGAGCCAATTTCTATCGCGTGGACTATGACGATCGGACGTCAACCGGCTGGGATTGGGCGCGAGTGGGTTCAAGTTTCCACGAATTCAAGAAATTCGGCACGCTGGTGTTCCAGTGA
- a CDS encoding sugar phosphorylase — protein sequence MASTDTDDSPVRAQLAQHLGFLYPDSNAERLADQVIAIFDHLEEQRPLPLHQLWSQQDCLLITYGDSIVDDHSAPLETLHSFLKQHVKDSISAVHVLPFCPFSSDDGFAVIDYTQVNPKLGDWSEISQIADDYRLMADIVINHVSSESQWFENYRKGVEPGASYIMEANVGDDLSEVVRPRASSLLRPTETSDGLKHVWCTFSHDQVDLDFRNPQVLLEFLKIIRLYLEHGVSIFRLDAVGFLWKQPGTTCMHLPQTHEVVKLIRTVTDFFAPGTLLITETNVPNHENLTYFGNRNEAHVIYNFSLAPLLVHSLLTGKTEYLKRWMMTMPPAPVGCTYLNFTASHDGIGMRPAEGLLSDEEQLQLVETVRRFGGRVSTRRTADGGERVYELNVALFDALRGTVKGEDPWQVERFLCSQTVMMALEGIPAFYIHSLLATPNDQAGVEATQINRAINRHKWDWQELQRQLSDEGSVHHQVFGELTRRISLRRQMLPFHPNATQFTLQLHDPFFAFWRQSTDRSQSVFCVNNMSDTVQELRLSDLNLIAMDAWHDAISGTRFDDQNAVLNVAPYQSLWITNRPASP from the coding sequence ATGGCTTCTACGGACACTGACGACTCGCCCGTTCGCGCGCAACTTGCTCAACACCTCGGTTTCCTTTACCCCGACTCCAATGCCGAGCGACTGGCCGATCAGGTCATCGCGATCTTCGACCATCTCGAAGAACAACGCCCATTGCCGCTTCACCAACTTTGGTCGCAGCAGGACTGCCTGTTGATCACCTACGGCGACTCGATCGTCGATGACCATTCGGCCCCGCTGGAAACGCTTCACAGTTTTCTCAAGCAGCACGTCAAAGACTCCATCTCGGCCGTTCACGTGCTGCCGTTTTGCCCGTTCAGCTCCGACGACGGGTTTGCCGTGATCGATTACACGCAAGTCAATCCCAAGCTGGGCGACTGGTCAGAGATCTCGCAAATCGCCGATGACTATCGATTGATGGCCGATATCGTCATCAACCATGTGTCGTCGGAAAGTCAATGGTTCGAGAATTATCGCAAGGGAGTCGAACCCGGGGCGTCCTACATCATGGAAGCCAATGTCGGCGACGATCTGTCGGAAGTCGTCCGCCCCCGCGCGTCATCACTGCTGCGACCGACCGAAACGTCCGACGGCCTGAAACATGTCTGGTGCACCTTCAGCCACGATCAAGTCGACCTGGATTTCCGCAACCCTCAGGTCTTGCTGGAGTTTCTCAAAATCATCCGGCTGTACCTGGAACACGGCGTCAGTATCTTTCGGCTCGATGCGGTCGGGTTCCTCTGGAAGCAACCGGGAACCACATGCATGCACCTGCCCCAGACGCACGAAGTGGTCAAACTGATCCGCACGGTCACCGATTTCTTTGCACCGGGAACCTTGTTGATCACCGAAACCAATGTCCCCAACCACGAAAACCTGACGTACTTCGGCAACCGCAACGAAGCCCACGTGATCTACAACTTCAGCCTGGCGCCGCTGCTGGTGCACTCGTTGTTGACCGGCAAAACGGAGTACCTGAAGCGCTGGATGATGACCATGCCTCCGGCGCCGGTGGGCTGCACCTACCTGAACTTCACCGCCTCGCACGACGGCATCGGCATGCGGCCGGCCGAAGGTTTGTTGTCCGACGAGGAACAATTGCAACTGGTCGAGACCGTCCGCCGTTTCGGCGGACGCGTTTCGACGCGAAGGACCGCCGACGGTGGCGAACGCGTCTACGAATTGAACGTGGCGCTGTTTGATGCACTGCGGGGCACGGTCAAAGGCGAAGACCCCTGGCAGGTGGAACGTTTTTTGTGCTCGCAAACCGTGATGATGGCACTCGAAGGCATCCCCGCATTCTACATCCACAGCCTGCTGGCCACCCCGAACGATCAAGCCGGTGTGGAAGCGACGCAAATCAACCGCGCCATCAATCGGCACAAATGGGATTGGCAGGAATTGCAACGGCAACTGAGCGATGAAGGATCGGTGCACCATCAAGTGTTCGGCGAATTGACCCGCCGCATCAGTTTGCGCCGGCAGATGCTACCGTTCCACCCCAACGCGACGCAGTTCACACTGCAACTCCACGATCCATTCTTCGCGTTCTGGCGGCAAAGCACCGACCGCAGCCAAAGTGTTTTCTGCGTGAATAACATGAGCGACACGGTGCAGGAACTACGCCTATCCGACCTGAACCTGATCGCGATGGATGCCTGGCATGACGCCATTTCGGGAACCCGATTCGACGATCAAAACGCCGTGCTGAACGTGGCTCCGTATCAATCGCTGTGGATCACCAATCGCCCCGCTTCCCCGTGA
- a CDS encoding glycosyltransferase family protein — MADFSQNGIIGTLHNLRNRSTDELESELVQFSAETPMALLLPCLYSELEGPAMGPIVEALAKIPYLSEIIIGLDRANEEQFYAAKRFFEKLPQNHVVLWNDGTRLRHVDAALQAEGLAPMDPGKGRNVWYCLGYFLASGRSKAIALHDCDILTYDRSMPARLLYPLAHPSFHYQFCKGYYYRAANGKLNGRVFRLLVVPLIRALKTVLGRVEYLDYMGSFRYALSGEFSMRSEIVTSLRIPSDWGLEIGTLSEMYRNCNLNRICQVDIADAYDHKHQLVSEDDRTSGLHRMATDICKAFIRKLAVQGFVISNSMLRTLKACYYRTALDVVDHYHNDAVMSGLNLDRHREENTVELFSRVIVAAGDEFLNRPDESPFIHNWSRVTSAVPDIYDQILGAVEADNA, encoded by the coding sequence ATGGCGGACTTTTCGCAGAACGGAATTATCGGAACGCTTCACAACCTGCGAAATCGCTCCACTGACGAGCTCGAGTCAGAATTGGTGCAGTTTTCCGCTGAGACCCCGATGGCGTTGCTGTTGCCGTGCCTGTACTCGGAACTGGAAGGCCCGGCGATGGGGCCGATCGTCGAAGCGCTGGCGAAGATTCCCTACCTGAGCGAGATCATTATCGGGCTCGATCGAGCCAACGAAGAACAGTTCTACGCCGCCAAACGATTCTTCGAAAAACTGCCGCAAAACCACGTCGTGCTCTGGAATGACGGGACACGGCTGAGACACGTCGATGCCGCGCTGCAAGCCGAAGGACTGGCCCCGATGGACCCGGGCAAGGGCCGAAATGTCTGGTATTGCCTGGGGTACTTCCTGGCATCGGGACGATCCAAAGCCATCGCACTGCACGACTGCGACATCCTGACCTACGATCGTTCGATGCCCGCCCGACTGCTGTACCCGCTGGCGCATCCGTCATTCCACTATCAGTTCTGCAAAGGCTATTACTATCGTGCCGCCAACGGAAAACTCAACGGCCGCGTGTTCCGGCTGCTGGTCGTGCCGTTGATCCGTGCCCTCAAGACGGTGCTGGGTCGCGTCGAATACCTCGACTACATGGGAAGTTTTCGCTACGCGCTTTCGGGCGAATTTTCGATGCGCTCCGAAATCGTCACCTCGTTGCGGATCCCCAGCGACTGGGGACTGGAAATCGGCACGCTGTCGGAAATGTACCGCAATTGCAACTTGAATCGGATCTGCCAGGTGGACATCGCCGACGCGTACGATCACAAACATCAACTGGTTTCCGAAGACGATCGCACCAGCGGGCTGCATCGCATGGCGACCGACATCTGCAAAGCCTTTATTCGAAAACTGGCCGTCCAAGGATTCGTGATCAGCAACAGCATGCTGCGAACCTTGAAAGCCTGTTACTACCGTACAGCACTCGACGTCGTGGATCATTACCACAACGACGCCGTGATGAGTGGACTGAACCTGGATCGACACCGAGAGGAAAACACGGTTGAATTGTTCAGCCGTGTCATCGTTGCGGCGGGAGATGAATTCCTCAATCGTCCAGACGAAAGTCCCTTCATCCACAACTGGTCCCGCGTGACCAGCGCGGTGCCGGACATCTATGACCAGATTCTGGGTGCTGTGGAGGCAGACAATGCCTGA
- a CDS encoding DUF1501 domain-containing protein encodes MSDFLSALNRLPATRRDFLRRSGIGLGSLGLAGVLSDDTSGLLHAATATNPMAPKTPHFAPKAKAVIHLFLNGGPSQVDTFDPKPALDKYHGKSIPLNLRTERETGAAYRSPFKFKKYGESGIEVSELFSHVGEMIDDVCVVRSMHADVPNHEPSLMLMNCGSGQLVRPSVGSWVTYGLGSENQNLPGFISMCPSGYPIKGAENWQAGFLPGAYQATYIDSRHQEIEKLIANIRNATGLPRDQQRRQLDLLQTLNERHQQARQQDAELESRVQSFELAYRMQIEATDAFDISNEPQSIRDMYGDSIQARQILIARRLVERGVRYIQLWHGAGQPWDSHDKIENNHRRLAGECSQAIGALLKDLKQRSLLDDTLVVWGGEFGRTPTVELPKPGANAGTNSGRDHNHYGFTMWLAGGGVKGGHVHGATDEFGFQAVEDRVHVHDLHATILHLLGFDHERLTYRYAGRDFRLTDVHGNVAHEIIA; translated from the coding sequence ATGTCAGATTTCCTTTCCGCACTGAACCGACTGCCCGCGACTCGCCGCGACTTCCTGCGTCGTAGCGGGATCGGGCTCGGTTCGCTGGGCTTGGCGGGCGTCCTGTCCGACGACACGTCCGGTCTGCTGCACGCTGCGACGGCCACGAACCCGATGGCTCCCAAGACGCCGCACTTTGCGCCCAAGGCGAAGGCGGTGATTCACCTGTTCCTCAACGGCGGGCCGTCGCAAGTCGACACGTTTGATCCCAAACCGGCGCTCGACAAATACCACGGAAAATCGATTCCATTGAATCTGCGCACCGAACGCGAAACCGGGGCCGCCTATCGATCGCCGTTCAAATTCAAGAAGTATGGCGAAAGCGGGATCGAAGTCAGCGAGTTGTTCTCGCACGTGGGCGAGATGATCGACGACGTTTGCGTGGTGCGATCCATGCACGCCGACGTGCCCAACCACGAGCCCTCGTTGATGCTGATGAATTGCGGCAGCGGCCAACTCGTGCGTCCCTCGGTGGGATCCTGGGTCACGTATGGACTGGGCAGCGAAAATCAGAATCTACCGGGCTTCATCTCGATGTGCCCGAGCGGCTACCCGATCAAAGGCGCCGAGAACTGGCAGGCCGGTTTTCTGCCCGGTGCGTACCAGGCGACGTACATCGATAGCAGACACCAGGAAATCGAAAAACTGATCGCGAATATCCGCAACGCAACCGGGCTGCCCCGCGACCAGCAACGTCGGCAATTGGATCTGTTGCAAACGCTAAACGAACGTCATCAACAGGCTCGTCAGCAAGATGCCGAACTGGAATCGCGCGTGCAAAGTTTCGAGCTTGCCTATCGCATGCAGATCGAAGCGACCGATGCGTTTGACATCAGCAACGAACCCCAATCGATTCGCGACATGTACGGCGATTCGATCCAGGCACGACAGATCCTGATCGCGCGGCGACTGGTCGAACGCGGCGTGCGATACATCCAACTGTGGCACGGCGCGGGACAGCCCTGGGATAGTCACGACAAGATCGAGAACAACCATCGTCGCTTGGCCGGCGAGTGCTCGCAAGCAATCGGCGCGTTGTTGAAAGATCTGAAACAACGTTCGTTGCTGGACGACACCCTGGTGGTTTGGGGAGGTGAATTCGGCCGCACGCCGACCGTCGAACTGCCCAAACCGGGCGCCAATGCCGGGACCAACAGCGGCCGAGATCACAATCATTACGGGTTCACGATGTGGCTGGCCGGCGGCGGAGTGAAAGGAGGTCACGTGCACGGCGCGACCGATGAGTTCGGTTTCCAGGCGGTCGAAGACCGTGTCCACGTCCATGACCTGCATGCCACCATTTTGCATTTACTGGGATTCGATCATGAGCGGCTGACGTACCGTTACGCCGGCCGCGATTTCCGACTCACCGACGTTCACGGTAACGTCGCCCACGAGATCATCGCGTAG
- a CDS encoding GIY-YIG nuclease family protein, which translates to MESDQKQTRYCPECGSKVVSTEDKFQSPQICPNCKTRVLFLNYSREPIPAIQDESGNIKTRDPKIDQKLAIMITGTVLFLLLVGLVAFISGQLTLFFAIGCLMFVGGVVAISVFLDGQSKIAALNEASDELDSRVRFHEQNQTRLVHAHQGLKTNFDALVAVARSNLDAEFEQLLRDAKNDREAAAFEYETASEHASAASAISKRLFTEVRRSIKSRLTPNNYATQKDRFLKTVAFCEKKGYPIDQATIDEFEVELKKDYEEAVRAQFAKEEQARIKEKIREEQKAERELEREMKRLDAERRAIEKAIAAALERTHDEHSTEVEELRRRLAEAEAKSARAMSMAQQTRAGNVYVISNYGSFGEGVFKIGLTRRLEPLDRVKELGDASVPFPFDVHMMISSDDAPSLEAALHREFKSNRVNRINLRKEFFRVPIDEIAEAVERCRAKVDYIAEPEALEYNESLRMTDDDFEFVSSQVDPETLAED; encoded by the coding sequence ATGGAGTCCGATCAAAAACAAACAAGGTACTGCCCAGAGTGTGGATCAAAGGTCGTCTCGACTGAAGACAAATTCCAATCGCCACAGATTTGCCCTAACTGCAAAACGCGTGTTCTCTTCCTAAACTACTCGCGAGAACCGATCCCAGCGATTCAGGACGAAAGTGGGAACATAAAGACTCGCGACCCCAAAATCGATCAAAAACTGGCAATCATGATCACAGGGACAGTCCTGTTTTTGTTGCTGGTCGGTCTGGTCGCCTTTATCTCGGGACAATTGACCCTGTTTTTCGCGATTGGTTGCTTAATGTTCGTAGGCGGGGTTGTCGCGATCAGCGTTTTCTTAGACGGGCAAAGCAAGATTGCGGCACTCAACGAGGCCAGCGACGAACTTGATTCACGCGTGCGGTTCCACGAACAGAACCAAACGCGCCTGGTCCACGCCCATCAAGGATTGAAAACAAACTTCGACGCTTTGGTCGCTGTTGCCCGATCCAACCTTGATGCCGAGTTTGAGCAATTGTTGCGAGACGCAAAAAACGACCGGGAGGCTGCCGCGTTCGAATACGAAACCGCTTCGGAACATGCGTCCGCCGCGTCCGCAATTAGCAAGCGACTGTTTACCGAGGTCCGTAGGAGTATCAAATCTCGTCTTACGCCAAACAATTACGCGACACAAAAAGACCGGTTTTTGAAGACCGTCGCGTTTTGCGAGAAGAAAGGTTATCCCATCGATCAAGCAACCATCGATGAGTTTGAAGTCGAGTTAAAAAAGGACTATGAAGAGGCCGTTAGGGCACAATTTGCGAAAGAAGAGCAAGCGAGAATCAAGGAGAAAATCCGCGAAGAGCAAAAGGCAGAGCGTGAGCTTGAACGTGAAATGAAACGTTTGGATGCGGAACGACGGGCAATCGAAAAAGCGATTGCCGCTGCATTGGAACGCACGCACGATGAACACTCGACAGAAGTCGAAGAATTGCGTCGCAGACTGGCTGAAGCAGAGGCGAAGTCAGCACGTGCCATGTCAATGGCTCAACAGACCCGCGCCGGAAACGTCTACGTGATCTCGAATTATGGTAGCTTTGGCGAAGGGGTGTTCAAGATTGGTTTGACGCGCCGACTTGAGCCACTCGACCGCGTCAAGGAACTCGGCGACGCTTCGGTACCGTTTCCGTTTGATGTCCACATGATGATTTCGAGCGATGATGCCCCGTCACTCGAAGCTGCACTACACCGCGAGTTCAAGTCAAACCGTGTTAACCGAATTAACCTTCGAAAGGAGTTTTTTCGGGTGCCGATTGACGAGATAGCCGAAGCGGTTGAACGCTGCCGCGCAAAGGTAGATTACATCGCAGAACCCGAAGCACTCGAATACAACGAGTCGTTACGGATGACAGACGATGACTTTGAGTTTGTGTCTTCGCAAGTTGATCCAGAAACCTTGGCAGAAGATTGA
- a CDS encoding DUF922 domain-containing protein — MPSKLTGLFKTLRWSDFVGTPDASSSHLAFTSTSFSVPTILLSSLVHDNINVTIKFNASKSWKKMEEINRKKKRTPDQILKHEQGHYDIVALLARDLFIELMQLKGNHYKNQAELNKDVRPILAKYNGTEKKLMDKYDLPTESDHGESATGQDKWNRMIKEAFTTARSPAVMAPDGKAYKVPLLDVLAKNGIKP; from the coding sequence ATGCCGTCAAAGCTTACCGGCCTTTTCAAGACGCTCAGGTGGTCAGATTTCGTGGGCACGCCCGACGCCAGCAGCTCCCACCTCGCGTTTACGAGCACGTCGTTTTCCGTTCCGACCATCCTGCTCTCGTCACTGGTCCACGACAACATCAACGTGACGATCAAGTTCAACGCGTCCAAGAGCTGGAAGAAGATGGAGGAGATCAATCGGAAGAAGAAACGCACACCCGATCAGATCCTGAAACATGAGCAGGGTCACTACGACATTGTCGCCCTGTTGGCCCGCGACCTGTTTATCGAATTGATGCAGCTGAAGGGAAATCACTACAAGAATCAGGCGGAACTGAACAAGGACGTCCGCCCCATTCTTGCTAAATACAACGGGACGGAAAAGAAGTTGATGGACAAGTACGACTTGCCGACGGAGTCCGACCATGGGGAAAGCGCCACCGGTCAGGACAAATGGAATCGAATGATCAAAGAGGCATTCACGACAGCGCGTAGCCCGGCAGTGATGGCCCCGGACGGAAAAGCTTACAAGGTTCCGCTGCTGGACGTCTTGGCCAAGAATGGAATCAAACCTTGA